In a single window of the Elaeis guineensis isolate ETL-2024a chromosome 8, EG11, whole genome shotgun sequence genome:
- the LOC105050302 gene encoding uncharacterized protein: protein MGNCQATEAATVVIQHPGGRVERLYWPTSAEEVMRSNPGHHVALVTLCLSKEQREDGGSVRVTRVRLLKPKDMLLFGQVYRLITSQEVTKAIRARKYEKMKKTQSELIKKQEEEEQRQKQLQSRTDGHKEVFDEGRQLDSECINQGAKLERERQQSSTQPAGRARQWRPSLKSISEVGS from the exons atggggaatTGTCAGGCGACAGAGGCGGCAACGGTGGTGATCCAGCATCCGGGAGGGAGGGTGGAGAGGCTGTATTGGCCAACGAGTGCGGAGGAAGTCATGCGAAGCAACCCCGGTCACCACGTGGCCCTCGTCACCCTCTGCCTCTCCAAGGAGCAGCGCGAGGACGGGGGCAGCGTGCGGGTAACTCGCGTGAGGCTCCTCAAGCCCAAGGACATGCTCCTGTTCGGCCAAGTCTATCGCCTCATCACCTCACAAG AGGTAACGAAGGCTATTCGAGCAAGGAAATatgagaagatgaagaagacacAGTCCGAGTTGATCAAGaaacaggaggaggaggagcagagGCAGAAGCAGCTGCAGAGTAGAACAGATGGCCATAAGGAAGTTTTTGATGAGGGAAGACAGCTTGATTCAGAGTGTATAAATCAG GGGGCAAAGCTGGAGAGAGAGCGACAGCAGAGCAGCACACAGCCGGCCGGGAGGGCCAGACAGTGGCGTCCTTCATTGAAGAGCATATCTGAAGTTGGAAGCTGA
- the LOC105050301 gene encoding protein PLASTID REDOX INSENSITIVE 2, chloroplastic: MSLLCSRSISAPPPSSLACSLKPSRRRKPQLFPSITPLVRSRLIRSSAPFTPLSPSKSVSLETFIDPPRAAWQQPQYVYPDPIPEFAIAETQKFEREIRKKLLKNKETFGDDIDAVVKVCAEIFNDFLHKEYGGPGTLLVEPFTDMLLALKEKKLPGAPVAARAALLWAQNYVDQDWDIWTSQHSK, translated from the exons ATGAGCCTCCTCTGTTCGCGCTCCATCAGTGCCCCTCCCCCGTCTTCTCTGGCCTGCTCGCTGAAACCCTCGAGAAGACGAAAACCTCAGCTATTTCCCTCCATTACTCCTCTCGTTCGCTCGCGTTTGATCCGTTCCTCGGCTCCCTTCACGCCTTTGTCTCCTTCGAAATCTGTCTCCCTCGAGACCTTCATCGATCCCCCGAGAGCGGCATGGCAGCAGCCACAGTACGTGTATCCCGATCCGATCCCCGAATTCGCCATTGCC GAGACGCAGAAGTTCGAACGCGAGATTCGGAAGAAACTTTTGAAGAACAAGGAGACTTTTGGCGATGACATCGATGCGGTCGTGAAGGTCTGCGCTGAG ATATTCAATGACTTCTTGCACAAGGAATATGGAGGTCCAGGGACGCTCCTGGTGGAGCCTTTCACGGATATGCTGCTCGCACTCAAGGAGAAGAAACTCCCAGGGGCTCCAGTGGCAGCAAGGGCAGCTCTGCTGTGGGCGCAAAACTATGTAGACCAGGACTGGGACATCTGGACCTCCCAACATTCCAAATGA